A region of Hydrogenimonas cancrithermarum DNA encodes the following proteins:
- the pdxA gene encoding 4-hydroxythreonine-4-phosphate dehydrogenase: MNEKPRIAVSVGDPNGIGLEIALRAHETIRHLCRPLYFVGYDLLKEAAEKLELQIPEPFDHTSPSPSCSIRPGMTTAEAGAYSFSSFKKAVEAVENGACDAVVTLPINKEAWMKAGIDYKGHTDALRDFFKKEAIMMLGCEKLYVALFTEHIPLKEVPKSIEKEKLVRFLLDFQRETGAEKIGVLGLNPHAGDNGVLGNEEEIITEAVGEANSRFPLFHGPLVPDIAFSPKMRESFTYYVAMYHDQGLAPLKALYFDESINVSLNLPIVRTSVDHGTAFDIAYLQGRSVNLQSYIEAVKAAIAMKRRRDQRS, translated from the coding sequence ATGAACGAGAAACCACGTATCGCCGTCAGCGTTGGCGACCCCAACGGTATCGGGCTCGAAATCGCCCTGCGTGCGCATGAAACGATCCGGCATCTATGCCGGCCCCTCTATTTTGTCGGATACGATCTTCTGAAAGAGGCGGCCGAAAAGCTGGAGCTGCAGATTCCTGAACCGTTCGATCATACCTCCCCCTCCCCCTCGTGTTCCATTCGACCGGGCATGACGACAGCCGAAGCGGGTGCCTACAGCTTCTCTTCATTCAAAAAAGCGGTCGAGGCGGTTGAAAATGGCGCATGCGATGCCGTTGTGACGCTTCCTATCAACAAAGAGGCGTGGATGAAAGCCGGCATCGACTACAAAGGCCATACCGATGCGCTGCGCGACTTTTTCAAAAAAGAGGCGATCATGATGCTCGGCTGCGAAAAGCTCTACGTTGCCCTCTTTACCGAGCATATCCCTCTAAAAGAGGTGCCAAAAAGCATCGAAAAAGAGAAACTCGTAAGGTTTCTGCTCGATTTTCAACGGGAAACAGGCGCCGAAAAAATAGGGGTACTCGGCCTCAATCCCCACGCCGGAGACAACGGTGTTTTGGGAAATGAAGAAGAGATCATAACCGAAGCGGTCGGCGAGGCGAATTCTCGATTCCCGCTCTTCCACGGCCCCCTCGTCCCGGATATCGCCTTCAGTCCGAAGATGCGCGAATCGTTCACTTACTATGTGGCGATGTATCACGATCAGGGGCTGGCACCCCTCAAAGCGCTCTACTTCGACGAGAGTATCAATGTCAGTTTGAACCTTCCGATCGTGAGAACATCCGTCGACCATGGCACGGCATTCGATATCGCCTATCTTCAGGGCCGTTCTGTGAACCTGCAGAGCTATATCGAAGCGGTCAAAGCCGCGATCGCCATGAAGCGGCGCCGCGATCAGCGTTCGTAG
- a CDS encoding pyridoxine 5'-phosphate synthase: MKLGVNIDHIAVLREARKINDPDPVEALGIVKRAGGEQITIHLREDRRHIHDEDAERIVQMSALPVNLECSTDEEIIDIICRLKPHRATLVPERREEVTTEGGLDIMSYEDRVSAAIEKLHAHEIEVSLFIDPDLETITRADALGAEWIELHTGTYANIYAMLHSNLLHTHHSIEDLELPRHTLQTKLAESLEGLKGAADHARSLGLKVAAGHGLNYQNVKEIVEIDAIEELNIGQSIIARSLFSGLEAAVREMKALLG, from the coding sequence ATAAAACTCGGTGTCAATATCGACCATATAGCTGTATTGAGGGAAGCAAGGAAAATCAATGACCCGGATCCGGTGGAAGCACTCGGAATCGTCAAGCGTGCAGGGGGTGAGCAGATTACGATCCACCTGCGGGAAGATCGTCGGCATATCCACGACGAAGATGCGGAACGTATCGTTCAGATGAGCGCTCTTCCCGTCAATCTCGAGTGTTCGACCGATGAAGAGATTATCGATATCATCTGCCGATTGAAGCCTCATCGGGCGACGCTCGTTCCGGAGAGACGTGAAGAGGTAACGACGGAAGGCGGACTTGATATTATGTCATATGAAGATCGTGTTTCGGCAGCCATCGAGAAACTCCATGCCCATGAAATAGAAGTTTCACTCTTTATCGATCCCGATCTTGAGACGATCACGCGTGCCGACGCGTTGGGTGCGGAGTGGATCGAACTGCATACGGGAACCTATGCCAACATCTATGCAATGCTACACTCCAACCTCCTCCATACACACCACAGCATCGAGGATCTCGAACTTCCGCGACATACACTGCAGACCAAACTCGCGGAGAGTCTCGAAGGACTCAAAGGAGCGGCGGACCATGCCCGCTCCCTGGGACTCAAAGTGGCTGCGGGCCACGGCCTCAACTACCAAAACGTCAAAGAGATTGTCGAAATCGATGCGATCGAAGAGCTCAACATTGGACAGAGCATTATTGCGCGAAGCCTCTTTTCGGGACTCGAAGCGGCGGTTCGAGAGATGAAAGCACTGCTTGGATGA
- a CDS encoding arylesterase translates to MHISKLEFFAVVIAIFLGLHFYNQQMVESEQLEEMMEIPLYFDEENPPVIVAFGNSLTYGSGASREKSYPAWLSKMLGVEVINAGVPGETTSEGLKRLPSVLKRYRPTIVILSEGANDMLRGKRYSTIRENLRKMIESIKRSGAKVLLIGMPDINALLMDDAGFYEEVAQQTGVTYVEDLFADVLAEDTLKSDYLHPNGEGYKAVAKKLNQAIRELLE, encoded by the coding sequence ATGCACATAAGCAAGCTCGAATTTTTCGCTGTCGTCATCGCGATCTTTTTGGGTTTGCATTTTTACAATCAGCAGATGGTGGAGAGTGAACAGTTGGAGGAGATGATGGAGATACCTCTTTATTTCGATGAAGAAAATCCTCCTGTCATCGTGGCGTTTGGGAACAGTTTGACCTACGGATCCGGGGCTTCGAGAGAGAAGAGCTATCCGGCATGGTTGTCCAAAATGCTGGGTGTGGAAGTGATCAATGCCGGTGTCCCGGGAGAGACGACGTCCGAAGGTTTGAAACGTCTTCCCTCCGTTTTGAAGCGTTATCGTCCCACAATCGTCATTTTGTCGGAAGGCGCCAACGATATGCTTCGTGGGAAACGGTATTCGACGATCAGGGAAAATCTCAGAAAAATGATCGAATCGATCAAGCGCAGCGGTGCGAAAGTGCTGCTGATAGGCATGCCCGACATCAATGCGCTGTTGATGGACGATGCCGGTTTCTACGAAGAGGTAGCACAGCAGACGGGCGTGACATATGTCGAAGACCTTTTTGCCGACGTTTTGGCGGAAGATACGCTTAAAAGCGATTATCTCCATCCCAACGGCGAAGGCTATAAAGCGGTGGCTAAAAAATTGAATCAAGCGATCAGGGAGTTACTGGAATGA
- the tgt gene encoding tRNA guanosine(34) transglycosylase Tgt: MKFNVDAVDGAARACTIQTAHSTIQTPIFMPVGTSAVVKALDTEDMCHILDTQIILANTYHLYLRPGDETVAKLGKLHGFTKYDRSFLTDSGGFQAFSLSDISKADDEGILFRSHIDGSKHYFTPSKVLDIQYNLGSDIMMILDDLVALPATKERLALSIDRTTRWAHESITYHRFKQSRGIGTDQNIFAIIQGGTDPEFRKISAEALCAMDFDGFAIGGLSVGEANQAMYDTVEFTTPFMPKDKPRYLMGVGTPEDLVENIERGIDMFDCVMPTRNARNGTLFTSFGKINIKSARFKLDDTPVDPECSCYTCKRYSRAYLNHLYRARELTYFRLASLHNLHYYLQLVKAARRAILKGEFADFKRDFYAKRG; the protein is encoded by the coding sequence ATGAAATTCAATGTCGATGCCGTCGACGGTGCGGCACGTGCCTGTACCATCCAAACGGCTCACAGTACCATTCAGACTCCTATCTTCATGCCGGTCGGTACGAGTGCCGTCGTCAAAGCGCTCGATACGGAAGATATGTGTCATATTCTCGATACCCAGATCATACTGGCCAACACTTACCATCTCTATCTTCGTCCGGGAGACGAGACAGTGGCGAAACTCGGCAAACTGCATGGTTTCACGAAATATGACCGAAGCTTTTTGACCGACAGCGGCGGTTTTCAGGCTTTCAGCCTCAGCGACATCAGCAAAGCCGACGACGAGGGGATTCTCTTTCGCAGCCACATCGACGGAAGCAAGCACTATTTCACTCCTTCCAAAGTCCTCGACATCCAGTACAATCTCGGCAGCGATATCATGATGATCCTCGACGATCTGGTGGCACTGCCGGCGACCAAAGAGCGCCTGGCGCTTTCGATCGACCGGACGACGCGTTGGGCGCACGAGTCGATCACCTACCATCGCTTCAAACAGTCACGGGGGATCGGAACCGATCAGAACATCTTCGCCATCATTCAGGGTGGAACCGACCCGGAATTTCGGAAAATCTCCGCAGAAGCGCTCTGCGCGATGGATTTCGACGGTTTCGCCATTGGCGGGCTCAGCGTCGGTGAAGCGAATCAGGCGATGTACGACACGGTCGAGTTCACGACACCTTTCATGCCGAAAGATAAACCACGCTATCTCATGGGGGTCGGAACACCTGAAGATCTGGTAGAGAATATCGAACGGGGTATCGATATGTTCGACTGTGTCATGCCGACGCGCAATGCCAGAAACGGTACGCTCTTTACATCTTTTGGCAAAATAAACATCAAATCGGCACGTTTCAAGCTCGACGATACGCCGGTCGATCCCGAATGCAGCTGCTATACATGCAAGCGTTACAGCCGTGCCTACCTGAACCATCTGTACCGTGCCAGGGAGCTCACCTATTTCAGGCTCGCCTCACTGCATAATCTTCACTACTATCTCCAGTTGGTGAAAGCGGCGAGAAGGGCTATCCTCAAAGGAGAGTTCGCTGATTTCAAACGAGATTTCTATGCCAAAAGAGGATGA
- a CDS encoding COG3400 family protein, translating into MKKILILADGIVAKHFLQRISETFISTNEYTIVTIDRSILTEKQPSNFIAYQFDPTSYIKLSKLLKRDYDDIFVIMKNRIDAEGAYQNIRRDRPFARITFFNRWDIEFKDDNLININANELLANRLYDFLPNVPVIAQNVGLGQGEIMEVLVPFGSAYVYRHIGTIIQNQWRIVGLYRGNQLILPKPSLMIKPNDVLLLIGKPSVLESVFKAIKQELGQFPAPFGENIYLYIDMEKESPRCIRNCIEQATYLHKRIKGRKLIIRVSGPTDIRLLETIKALDSHNVECIVDYRGIDPSTLIKEDVETYNIGLVVCGRDIFDDKDYKKIFYSLRKPVLQISDSPLMHLKKLVVILSEEKSMEVISATVFDVASQLNLNIELLDYEPDGDFEKKSFILNHYENLSNIFSKNMNVRQEKRNPIRELVHDEAFLQVLPFTGKILQNRFFAYFSADVEKLYFKLSRNPQLFVPVDIE; encoded by the coding sequence ATGAAAAAAATATTGATCCTTGCTGATGGAATTGTAGCAAAACATTTCCTACAGCGTATCAGCGAAACTTTTATCAGTACCAACGAATATACGATCGTCACGATCGACCGGTCGATTCTCACGGAAAAACAGCCGTCCAACTTCATCGCCTACCAATTCGACCCAACCAGTTACATCAAACTTTCGAAACTCCTCAAACGGGACTACGACGATATCTTCGTGATAATGAAAAACCGTATCGATGCGGAAGGCGCCTACCAAAACATCCGGCGCGACCGCCCCTTTGCAAGGATCACCTTTTTCAACCGATGGGATATCGAATTCAAAGATGACAACCTCATCAACATCAACGCCAACGAACTGCTCGCCAACCGCCTTTACGACTTTCTTCCCAATGTTCCGGTAATCGCTCAGAACGTGGGCCTGGGGCAGGGTGAGATCATGGAGGTGCTGGTTCCGTTCGGCAGTGCCTACGTCTACCGGCATATCGGAACGATCATTCAAAATCAGTGGCGAATCGTCGGGCTCTACCGCGGCAATCAGCTTATCCTGCCCAAACCGTCGCTGATGATCAAACCCAACGATGTCCTGCTCCTAATCGGCAAACCCTCCGTTTTGGAATCGGTCTTCAAAGCGATCAAACAGGAGCTTGGCCAGTTTCCCGCGCCGTTCGGCGAAAACATCTATCTCTATATCGATATGGAGAAGGAGAGTCCTCGCTGCATCCGCAATTGCATCGAACAGGCGACCTATCTGCATAAACGTATCAAAGGGCGCAAACTCATCATTCGTGTCAGCGGCCCTACCGATATCCGGCTGCTCGAGACGATCAAGGCTCTCGATAGTCACAATGTGGAGTGTATCGTCGACTACAGGGGGATCGACCCCTCCACACTCATCAAAGAAGATGTGGAAACCTACAATATCGGTCTTGTCGTATGCGGACGGGATATATTCGACGACAAAGATTATAAAAAGATATTCTATAGTTTGAGAAAACCCGTTTTGCAAATCAGCGATTCCCCACTGATGCATCTGAAAAAGCTGGTCGTCATCCTCTCGGAAGAGAAGAGTATGGAAGTCATATCCGCAACCGTTTTCGACGTGGCATCCCAGCTGAACCTCAACATAGAGCTTCTCGATTACGAACCGGACGGTGACTTCGAAAAAAAGAGTTTCATCCTCAACCACTACGAGAACCTCTCAAATATCTTCTCGAAGAATATGAACGTACGTCAGGAAAAACGCAATCCCATCCGAGAACTCGTACATGATGAAGCCTTCTTGCAGGTCCTCCCTTTTACTGGCAAAATTCTGCAGAACCGTTTTTTTGCCTACTTCAGTGCCGATGTGGAGAAACTCTACTTCAAACTCTCCCGAAACCCCCAGCTTTTCGTTCCGGTCGATATCGAATAG
- the aroB gene encoding 3-dehydroquinate synthase, translating to MKVSITLPTPPSRDYEITIDTLPKITIDGKAAIVTNPKVAGLHLHRLLAAVDAKELYIVTIPDGENYKTMEMIEFILDRLFDHRLDRKSTLIAFGGGVIGDMTGFAASIFQRGIDFIQVPTTLLSQVDASVGGKTGINNRFGKNLVGAFHQPRAVYIDTFWLKTLPEREFAAGVAEIVKMAVMFDADFFQWLESHDLHEEENLKEAIRRSVELKARVVNEDEKEKGIRAVLNYGHTFAHVIENFSGYGTYLHGEAVAAGMVMANALAIEYGLFSMEEAERVKSLLEKYGLPTEYAIEDPESFYDQFFLDKKSHDNKITFIVPKAIGVWKMLVNPEKTRIIKVLEAFKKETAVES from the coding sequence ATGAAAGTATCCATTACCCTTCCGACACCGCCAAGCCGTGATTACGAAATCACGATCGATACGCTTCCGAAGATCACGATCGACGGGAAAGCCGCCATCGTCACCAATCCAAAAGTCGCCGGCCTTCACCTCCATAGGCTTTTGGCCGCGGTCGATGCCAAAGAACTCTATATCGTCACGATTCCCGACGGCGAAAACTACAAAACGATGGAGATGATCGAATTCATTCTCGACAGACTCTTCGACCACAGGCTCGACCGAAAATCGACGCTGATCGCATTCGGCGGCGGCGTCATTGGAGACATGACCGGTTTTGCGGCCAGCATCTTTCAGCGTGGAATCGACTTCATCCAGGTCCCAACCACGCTACTTTCGCAAGTCGATGCCAGCGTCGGAGGAAAAACCGGTATCAACAACCGCTTCGGAAAAAACCTCGTCGGCGCATTTCATCAACCGCGTGCCGTCTATATCGATACCTTCTGGCTGAAGACGCTTCCCGAACGGGAATTTGCAGCAGGCGTGGCCGAAATCGTCAAAATGGCCGTTATGTTCGACGCCGACTTTTTTCAATGGCTCGAGAGCCACGACCTGCACGAAGAAGAGAACCTGAAAGAGGCGATCCGACGCTCCGTGGAACTCAAAGCGCGGGTTGTCAACGAAGATGAAAAAGAGAAAGGTATCCGTGCCGTTCTCAACTACGGTCACACTTTTGCCCACGTTATCGAGAACTTCAGCGGTTACGGTACCTACCTGCACGGTGAAGCGGTCGCAGCGGGCATGGTCATGGCCAACGCACTGGCCATCGAATATGGACTCTTCAGTATGGAGGAGGCCGAACGCGTCAAATCGCTTCTGGAGAAATACGGTCTTCCCACCGAATATGCCATAGAAGATCCCGAATCCTTCTACGATCAATTTTTCCTCGACAAAAAGAGTCACGACAACAAGATCACCTTTATCGTACCCAAAGCGATCGGAGTATGGAAAATGCTCGTCAATCCCGAAAAAACGAGAATCATAAAAGTTCTGGAAGCTTTCAAAAAGGAAACGGCTGTTGAAAGCTAA
- a CDS encoding mechanosensitive ion channel domain-containing protein — protein MKAKIFLLILLVSLAFSQSAEENVSLPSSTDANKTMADHRARIARLTFQLEAIDKELNEESVWQKIYANHLTFTGIAAKINEIEKKIERYRKKGTRRYRTKIMELESKKAQLQEQLDLLKDYEHNPFKTLIKPKEIKKIPTVTNPIAIINAFSYIKQLNEHLMRFEHEIDMLKAFTDMLERKIAILRELSELEPNDKTLYRQLDQTTRELEDAREALDLHQTALIVYKKKVDEIKLRLTDQIKEQAKKAGSIGISIFVILLFVILFKWLVKRTITDNERFYMANKIINFSFVFIVIMILLFAYIENVSYLVTVLGFASAGIAIAMKDWFMSMLGWLVIVLGGSIHVGDRIRVDKDGMKYVGDVLDISLLRITILEDITLTTYLHNRRAGRIIFVPNNYIFTDMIANYSHATLKTVWDGIDFTITFNSNHKKAQHIAKETAKKYAKGYTDITRKQLNKLRSRYSLKNTNVEPRVYSFIEENGIRISVWYLTNAYATLTLRSTISTEILDLIKEEEDIIIAYPSQHIYIDQAKGKPTLPDLSEGSITI, from the coding sequence TTGAAAGCTAAAATTTTTCTGCTCATCCTTCTTGTCTCGCTTGCGTTTTCGCAGAGCGCAGAAGAGAACGTCAGCCTCCCTTCCAGCACCGACGCCAACAAGACGATGGCCGACCATCGCGCCCGGATCGCACGCCTTACCTTCCAGCTTGAAGCAATCGACAAAGAGCTGAATGAAGAGAGTGTCTGGCAAAAGATCTATGCCAACCATCTCACCTTTACCGGGATTGCGGCGAAGATTAATGAAATCGAGAAGAAGATAGAGCGTTACAGAAAAAAAGGAACCAGACGCTACAGAACGAAAATCATGGAACTCGAATCGAAAAAGGCACAGCTCCAGGAGCAACTCGACCTTCTGAAAGATTACGAACACAATCCGTTCAAGACATTGATCAAGCCAAAAGAGATCAAAAAGATCCCTACCGTCACGAATCCAATCGCCATCATCAACGCTTTTTCATATATCAAACAACTCAACGAGCATCTGATGCGTTTCGAACACGAAATCGACATGCTCAAAGCGTTTACCGATATGCTCGAACGCAAAATCGCGATTCTCAGGGAGTTGAGCGAACTCGAGCCCAACGACAAAACCCTTTACCGACAACTCGATCAGACGACGAGGGAGCTCGAAGATGCACGCGAAGCCCTCGATCTGCATCAAACGGCACTCATCGTCTACAAGAAAAAGGTCGACGAAATCAAACTCCGATTGACCGATCAGATCAAAGAGCAGGCGAAAAAAGCCGGAAGTATCGGGATATCGATCTTCGTCATCCTCCTTTTCGTCATCCTCTTCAAATGGCTGGTAAAGAGAACCATCACCGACAACGAACGCTTCTACATGGCGAACAAGATCATCAACTTCTCGTTCGTCTTCATCGTCATCATGATCCTGCTCTTCGCCTATATCGAAAATGTCTCCTACCTCGTCACGGTACTCGGTTTCGCCTCGGCGGGTATCGCGATCGCGATGAAAGACTGGTTCATGAGTATGCTCGGCTGGCTGGTCATCGTACTTGGCGGATCCATTCATGTCGGAGACAGAATCCGTGTCGACAAAGACGGGATGAAATATGTCGGTGACGTGCTCGACATATCGCTTCTTCGAATCACCATCCTCGAAGATATCACGCTGACCACCTATCTGCACAACCGAAGGGCAGGGCGCATCATCTTCGTGCCGAACAACTACATTTTTACCGACATGATCGCCAACTACTCCCATGCGACCCTCAAGACGGTATGGGACGGCATCGATTTCACGATCACCTTCAACTCCAACCACAAAAAAGCGCAGCATATCGCGAAAGAGACAGCGAAGAAGTATGCCAAAGGGTATACCGACATCACCAGAAAACAGCTCAACAAACTGCGATCGCGCTACAGTCTGAAAAATACCAATGTCGAACCGAGGGTCTACTCTTTTATCGAAGAAAATGGTATAAGGATAAGTGTCTGGTATCTCACGAACGCCTACGCGACGCTCACGCTGCGAAGTACCATTTCGACCGAGATACTCGACCTCATCAAAGAAGAGGAGGATATCATCATAGCTTATCCGTCACAACATATCTATATCGATCAGGCAAAAGGAAAACCGACATTGCCGGATCTCTCCGAAGGTTCCATCACCATATGA
- the mtaB gene encoding tRNA (N(6)-L-threonylcarbamoyladenosine(37)-C(2))-methylthiotransferase MtaB produces the protein MKKVYFKTFGCRTNQFDTQVMMSRLGEYELARNEEEADVIVVNSCTVTNGADSGVRGYINQVGRINGEAKVLLTGCGAHTKGESLFESGKVHGVFGHSEKEKITKFLEKSDRFYEIGDLEHVDTTVVEQFVGKSRAFIKIQEGCDFRCSYCIIPYVRGDARSLDETLILEQIRRLAANGFGEFILTGTNVGSYGKERGSSIAKLLKRMSQIRGVRRIRIGSLEPIQITDEFKELLDEPWMAKHLHIALQHTSDEMLKLMNRRNDFMSDLKLFEELASHGYALGTDFIVGHPGEGEDQWQEAIERVKMLPLTHIHAFSYSKRDGTPSAVMKPQVPGNIAKIRHRELTQIVKAKNFAFRRSLNEPLEILIESKKDGRYFGLDQYFNKISIESGRDLKGEWLYLEKFEAAEEMNRGSF, from the coding sequence ATGAAAAAAGTCTATTTCAAAACGTTCGGATGCCGGACCAACCAGTTCGATACCCAGGTGATGATGTCGCGTCTTGGCGAATACGAACTCGCCAGGAACGAAGAGGAGGCCGATGTCATCGTCGTCAACTCCTGCACCGTCACCAACGGTGCCGACAGCGGTGTACGCGGCTACATCAACCAGGTTGGCCGTATCAACGGCGAAGCGAAAGTGCTTCTGACGGGTTGCGGGGCCCATACGAAAGGGGAGTCGCTCTTCGAAAGCGGGAAGGTCCACGGTGTCTTCGGCCACAGCGAAAAAGAAAAAATCACGAAATTTCTGGAAAAGAGTGACCGCTTCTACGAAATCGGCGATCTCGAGCATGTCGACACGACCGTGGTCGAGCAGTTCGTCGGAAAGTCCCGTGCCTTCATAAAGATTCAGGAAGGATGCGACTTTCGCTGCAGCTACTGCATCATTCCCTACGTTCGCGGCGATGCGAGAAGCCTCGACGAAACACTGATACTCGAACAGATCAGGCGCCTTGCGGCCAATGGCTTCGGCGAATTTATCCTAACAGGAACCAATGTCGGAAGCTATGGCAAAGAGCGGGGCAGTTCCATCGCGAAGCTTTTGAAGCGCATGAGCCAGATTCGCGGTGTCAGGCGGATCCGAATCGGTTCGCTCGAGCCGATACAGATTACCGATGAGTTCAAAGAACTGCTCGACGAACCGTGGATGGCGAAGCACCTGCATATCGCGTTGCAGCACACTTCCGACGAAATGCTGAAGCTGATGAACCGAAGAAACGATTTTATGAGCGACCTGAAACTCTTCGAAGAGCTTGCATCCCACGGCTATGCGCTGGGAACCGATTTTATCGTAGGACATCCCGGTGAAGGAGAGGACCAATGGCAGGAGGCGATTGAACGTGTCAAAATGCTTCCTCTGACGCATATACACGCTTTCAGCTATTCGAAACGCGACGGAACACCGAGTGCCGTCATGAAGCCACAGGTCCCCGGCAATATCGCCAAAATCCGCCACAGGGAACTCACACAGATCGTCAAAGCGAAGAATTTCGCGTTCAGACGTTCGCTGAACGAGCCGCTCGAAATCCTCATCGAAAGTAAAAAAGATGGCCGATATTTTGGCCTCGACCAATATTTCAACAAAATTTCCATAGAAAGCGGCCGCGATCTCAAAGGCGAATGGTTGTACCTCGAGAAATTCGAAGCGGCAGAGGAGATGAACCGTGGAAGTTTCTAA
- a CDS encoding ATP-dependent metallopeptidase FtsH/Yme1/Tma family protein encodes MEVSKKNRIILIVSALLVVVILAVAYLRDRSKTIDAQTAENLIRNSLVTDAVIDGPYLYFKSGGTLYKVPKDAVNLKELYNTTAVTIKEPNPYIVDLVTIGVLVLLVLYLLRWARKNRELKEQQLSEQIQFANELQKPADIQPIISNITFDDVAGIDDVKEELEEIIDFLKHPQKYRNFGIRMPRGVLLVGPPGVGKTLIAKAVAGEAGVPFFYQSGASFVQIYVGMGAKRVRELFKRAKAMAPAIVFIDEIDAVGKARGGMRNDEREATLNQLLTEMDGFEDSSGIIVIAATNKIEMLDDALLRPGRFDRRVFVSLPNKEERKSILKIYLANKPHYLDLDEIAQMTVGFSGAALSSLVNEAAIHALKNGKKIIETEDFLAVKDKVLLGKRKILTYSDEEKKIQAAYQAAKAVTAYWLDVDFDKIGLLSDHFQNSEKEIVSKTEILNRIKVYLSGDTMMHLHFHEHFTNAANDLKEARLLAQDMVELYGMGERFNADITDIEKILEDARLDVDGFVARMEEGILRLADEILRREMVTKEDVKEILHDLF; translated from the coding sequence GTGGAAGTTTCTAAAAAAAACCGCATCATCCTCATCGTTTCGGCACTCCTCGTCGTCGTGATCCTCGCCGTCGCCTATCTGCGCGACCGGTCCAAAACGATCGATGCACAGACAGCCGAGAATCTCATCAGAAACAGCCTCGTCACCGATGCCGTCATCGATGGCCCTTACCTCTATTTCAAAAGCGGAGGCACGCTTTATAAAGTCCCAAAAGATGCTGTGAATCTCAAAGAGCTCTACAACACGACAGCCGTAACGATCAAAGAACCCAACCCCTACATCGTCGACCTCGTTACGATCGGCGTACTGGTACTCCTGGTCCTCTATCTGCTCAGATGGGCCAGAAAGAACCGGGAGCTCAAAGAGCAGCAGCTCAGCGAACAGATCCAGTTCGCCAACGAGCTGCAAAAACCCGCCGACATCCAGCCGATCATCTCGAATATCACCTTCGATGACGTTGCCGGTATCGACGATGTCAAGGAGGAGCTCGAGGAGATCATCGACTTTCTGAAACATCCGCAAAAATATAGGAACTTCGGCATTCGAATGCCGCGTGGCGTTCTCCTGGTAGGGCCTCCCGGTGTCGGAAAGACACTCATCGCCAAAGCGGTCGCCGGCGAAGCGGGTGTCCCTTTTTTCTATCAAAGCGGAGCCTCGTTTGTCCAGATCTATGTCGGAATGGGTGCCAAGCGGGTGCGGGAGCTCTTCAAACGGGCAAAAGCGATGGCCCCCGCCATTGTCTTCATCGACGAGATCGACGCCGTGGGAAAAGCCCGCGGCGGCATGCGCAACGACGAACGCGAAGCCACGCTCAACCAGCTGCTGACGGAGATGGACGGCTTCGAGGATAGCAGTGGTATCATCGTCATTGCCGCGACCAACAAGATCGAGATGCTCGACGACGCACTGCTGCGTCCGGGGCGCTTCGACCGGCGTGTCTTCGTTTCACTGCCGAACAAAGAGGAACGCAAATCGATTCTGAAGATCTATCTCGCCAACAAGCCCCACTACCTCGATCTCGACGAAATCGCCCAGATGACGGTCGGTTTCAGCGGTGCGGCACTCTCTTCGCTCGTCAACGAGGCGGCGATCCATGCACTCAAAAACGGAAAGAAGATCATCGAAACGGAAGACTTTCTCGCCGTCAAAGACAAAGTGCTCCTCGGGAAACGAAAGATTCTCACCTACAGTGACGAGGAGAAGAAGATTCAGGCGGCGTACCAGGCTGCCAAAGCCGTCACGGCTTACTGGCTCGACGTCGATTTCGACAAGATCGGACTGTTGAGCGACCATTTTCAAAACTCCGAAAAGGAGATCGTCTCGAAAACCGAAATTCTCAACCGCATCAAAGTCTACCTTTCCGGCGACACGATGATGCACCTGCATTTCCATGAGCATTTCACCAACGCTGCCAACGACCTCAAAGAGGCACGGCTCCTCGCACAGGACATGGTGGAACTGTATGGGATGGGAGAGCGGTTCAATGCCGACATCACCGATATCGAAAAAATCCTCGAAGATGCGAGGCTGGATGTCGACGGTTTTGTGGCGAGAATGGAGGAAGGGATCTTACGGCTGGCCGACGAAATACTGAGACGGGAAATGGTCACGAAAGAGGATGTAAAAGAGATTCTGCATGATCTTTTTTAG